AGTGAGGGAAGAACAATTCTTTCAGAAAATGTTGCAGACAGGAGAACTGTCACAGGTGATATTACAAATAGTGAATTGGCAAGAGCTTTTGGTGCGGATTTAATTTTACTAAATGGATTGGATGTCTATAATCCGATCATAGCTGCTTTACCTAAAACTGATGAACCGATAAAATTATTGAAAAAACTTACAGGAAGACTCGTAGGACTAAATCTTGAGCCTGTAGATTTAGAGGCGGAAATGCTGGAAGAGATGGAAATTATCCCTGAAGGTAGAATATGTTCAAAAATGACATTGCAAAAAGCTACTGAAATGGGATTTGATTTTGTTTGTCTAACCGGAAATCCCGGAACAGGGGTTACAAATAAAGAAATTTTAAATGGAACAAAACTTGCAAAACAGTTTTTTGAAGGAATGATAATAGCTGGAAAAATGCATGGGGCAGGAGTAAATGAACCGGTTGTGGATACAGAAATCAT
The Leptotrichia sp. OH3620_COT-345 genome window above contains:
- a CDS encoding haloacid dehalogenase-like hydrolase encodes the protein MKKRLLNCFASDFRKMRKDDLKNAIKASEGRTILSENVADRRTVTGDITNSELARAFGADLILLNGLDVYNPIIAALPKTDEPIKLLKKLTGRLVGLNLEPVDLEAEMLEEMEIIPEGRICSKMTLQKATEMGFDFVCLTGNPGTGVTNKEILNGTKLAKQFFEGMIIAGKMHGAGVNEPVVDTEIIKQFLENGADVIMLPAVGTIPGFTHDEMIKAVKYIKENKGLVMSAIGTSQESSTRETIREIAIMNKIAGVDIQHIGDAGYAGVAPFENIMELSIAVRGVRHTLRMISASNDR